A window of Apium graveolens cultivar Ventura chromosome 8, ASM990537v1, whole genome shotgun sequence contains these coding sequences:
- the LOC141677042 gene encoding uncharacterized protein LOC141677042, translated as MPSLKMKTKSTTSNIREKNGLRVCQTSMISKSSQSQVRISQHEADLATCSHIKQEMSLCNNAHPQDVKHDDANCRNLPGGENVQLLTQPSASNDLETDMRVILGHAIAPCISSLETIFSPTLEIIGDHNELDVPSIEGSKHDLEALFIGIGESDDNDGNSCKYQTCNVSDFNISDMIFSEIPIKGHLSDFNETASFPDYKCDELSVVLDEKVVIMPFLEDSFESSNSCNGRLSEDTTIDSVDSSLCASIHQLKSYDQESDGNTHQNWDQADFLDLDLFIRTLTDVSDAAANSWPPTNEMLNMTQKKKSTTLVLDLDETLVHSTLDYSTDADFTFPVYFNMKEHIVYVKKRPFLQTFLERVANMFEIVIFTASQSIYAKQLLDILDPDQNIISRRAYRESCIFADGCYTKDLTVLGVDLANIAIIDNSPQVFRLQVNNGIPIKSWFDDKSDCALITLLPFLETLVDVEDVRPIIAKKFGHVKIKGIAMI; from the exons ATGCCATCATTGAAAATGAAGACCAAGTCAACCACAAGCAACATAAGAGAAAAAAATGGGTTACGTGTTTGTCAGACATCTATGATATCAAAAAGTTCTCAATCTCAAGTCCGCATCTCTCAACATGAAGCAGATTTGGCAACTTGTTCTCATATTAAACAGGAGA TGTCTTTATGCAACAATGCACATCCACAAGATGTTAAACATGATGATGCCAACTGCCGTAACTTGCCGGGTGGAGAAAATGTTCAACTTCTGACGCAGCCTTCAGCTTCTAATGATTTGGAAACTGATATGAGAGTG ATTTTGGGACATGCAATAGCCCCTTGCATATCTAGCTTGGAGACGATCTTCTCACCCACTCTAGAGATAATTGGTGACCACAATGAACTAGATGTTCCCAGTATTGAAG GGAGCAAACATGATCTCGAGGCTTTGTTCATAGGAATAGGTGAAAGTGATGATAATGACGGAAATTCATGTAAATATCAAACCTGCAATGTATCAGATTTTAATATTTCTGACATGATCTTTTCTGAGATCCCCATCAAAGGTCACTTATCTGATTTTAACGAGACTGCCTCCTTCCCTGACTACAAATGTGATGAGTTAAGTGTAGTTTTGGATGAGAAAGTCGTGATTATGCCTTTCCTTGAGGATTCTTTTGAAAGTAGCAATAGCTGCAATGGCAGATTATCTGAAGACACTACAATTGATTCTGTTGATTCAAGCTTATGTGCTTCGATCCATCAGTTGAAATCTTACGACCAGGAATCCGATGGCAACACCCACCAAAACTGGGATCAGGCAGACTTCTTGGATCTAGATTTGTTCATCAGAACATTGACAGATGTCTCTGATGCAGCCGCAAATTCTTGGCCGCCCACCAATGAGATGCTTAATATGACACAGAAAAAGAAGTCGACCACATTAGTACTTGATTTGGATg AAACCCTTGTTCATTCTACATTGGATTACAGTACTGATGCAGATTTCACATTCCCGGTTTATTTCAATATGAAAGAACACATTGTTTATGTGAAAAAGCGGCCTTTTCTCCAAACATTTCTAGAGAGAGTAGCAAATATGTTCGAAATCGTAATATTCACAGCCAGTCAAAGCATTTATGCGAAACAACTTCTTGATATACTGGATCCAGATCAGAATATTATTTCACGCCGAGCTTATCGCGAATCATGCATCTTCGCGGATGGATGTTACACCAAAGATTTGACAGTCTTGGGTGTTGATCTTGCAAATATTGCCATAATTGATAATTCGCCACAG GTATTCCGTTTGCAAGTGAATAATGGAATTCCAATCAAGAGTTGGTTTGATGATAAGTCGGATTGTGCACTGATTACGTTACTTCCTTTCTTAGAGACTTTGGTTGATGTTGAAGATGTCCGGCCAATCATTGCTAAGAAATTCG GTCATGTGAAGATTAAAGGAATTGCTATGATATAA